In Flavobacterium cerinum, one genomic interval encodes:
- a CDS encoding bifunctional riboflavin kinase/FAD synthetase, with the protein MKVFSSIQEFKTDTRTVVTLGTFDGVHLGHRSILEKVIAGSKNLQAESLLLTFFPHPRMVLQQDSDIKLLNTIDEKTLLLREFGIDNLIIHPFDQSFSRLTAEEFVKNILVDQFNICKIIIGYDHRFGRNRTATIDDLIRFGKEYGFEVEQISAQEIDDVSISSTKIRNALAEGNVALANAYLGYDYFFTGTVVKGNQLGRTINFPTANFKIEEEYKLIPQNGVYIVSSIIDGRFVPGMMNIGVRPTVDGVALTVEVNYLDFDGDLYGKKLNVAIYEKIRDEKKFPSLDELKKQLALDKETAKAYFLEGKIEYFND; encoded by the coding sequence TTGAAAGTATTTTCATCAATTCAGGAATTTAAAACGGATACCAGAACGGTAGTAACACTGGGAACGTTTGATGGTGTTCATTTGGGACACAGAAGTATATTGGAAAAAGTAATAGCCGGAAGTAAAAATTTACAGGCGGAGAGTTTATTGCTTACTTTTTTTCCGCATCCGCGAATGGTGCTACAGCAGGATTCGGATATTAAATTACTGAATACGATTGATGAGAAAACGCTTTTATTACGGGAATTCGGTATTGATAATCTGATTATTCATCCGTTTGACCAGTCTTTTTCCCGGTTAACGGCTGAGGAGTTTGTGAAAAATATCCTGGTAGATCAATTTAATATCTGCAAAATTATCATTGGATATGATCATCGCTTCGGAAGAAACAGAACAGCGACTATTGATGATCTGATTCGTTTTGGAAAGGAATATGGTTTTGAAGTGGAACAAATCTCGGCTCAGGAAATTGATGATGTATCGATTAGCTCAACCAAAATCCGAAATGCGCTGGCGGAAGGCAATGTCGCATTGGCGAATGCCTATTTGGGTTATGATTATTTCTTTACCGGAACGGTTGTAAAAGGAAACCAGTTGGGAAGGACGATTAACTTTCCTACGGCGAATTTTAAAATTGAAGAAGAATATAAGTTGATTCCGCAAAATGGTGTGTATATAGTGTCTTCAATAATTGACGGTCGATTCGTGCCGGGAATGATGAATATCGGAGTGCGACCAACGGTTGATGGTGTGGCTTTGACAGTGGAAGTGAATTATCTGGATTTCGACGGTGATTTATACGGAAAAAAACTTAACGTGGCAATCTATGAAAAAATCAGAGATGAGAAAAAATTCCCTTCTCTCGATGAATTGAAAAAACAATTAGCACTGGATAAAGAAACGGCTAAAGCGTATTTCTTGGAAGGAAAAATCGAGTACTTTAACGATTAA
- a CDS encoding IS3 family transposase yields MFGINRQVYYRSIKRAKFRRTLAEQVVTLVKEQRIAQPRLGTRKLYHILITELKALKVGRDKFFSILKANHLLIHPKRSYHLTTWSHHRFRKHPNLIKELDITRPEQVWVSDITYIGKREKPCYLSLITDAYSKKIMGYDVSDSLSTQGCIRALKMARKNRIFKSESLIHHSDRGIQYCSDEYQYLLKKYSLKCSMTQNSDPYENAVAERINGILKQEFRIDTYHLELYLMKKLIDEIIKKYNQIRPHWSNYMLTPNQMHLQRSIKIKTYKTKNRSNSEATSV; encoded by the coding sequence TTGTTCGGGATAAACAGGCAGGTTTATTATCGAAGTATTAAGCGCGCTAAATTCAGAAGAACCTTGGCAGAACAGGTTGTAACACTTGTAAAAGAGCAACGTATAGCTCAACCTCGGTTAGGAACACGTAAACTGTATCATATTCTTATAACTGAACTTAAAGCATTAAAAGTAGGCCGAGATAAGTTTTTTTCTATTTTAAAAGCTAATCATTTATTGATACACCCCAAAAGGAGTTATCATCTTACCACATGGTCACACCATCGTTTTAGAAAACATCCTAACTTGATAAAAGAGCTGGATATTACAAGGCCGGAACAAGTGTGGGTATCAGATATCACCTATATTGGAAAACGAGAAAAGCCTTGTTATCTGAGTTTAATAACTGATGCCTATTCAAAAAAGATAATGGGATATGATGTATCTGATTCTCTCAGTACACAAGGCTGTATCAGAGCCTTAAAAATGGCTCGTAAGAATAGGATATTTAAGTCTGAATCATTGATACATCATTCAGACAGGGGAATACAATATTGTTCGGATGAGTATCAGTATTTATTAAAGAAATACAGTCTAAAATGCAGTATGACACAAAACTCAGATCCGTATGAAAACGCAGTGGCTGAAAGAATAAACGGAATATTAAAACAAGAGTTTAGAATTGATACCTATCATCTTGAACTATATTTAATGAAGAAACTCATAGATGAGATTATTAAAAAATATAACCAGATTAGACCACATTGGTCAAACTATATGCTAACACCTAATCAAATGCATTTACAAAGAAGTATTAAAATAAAAACTTATAAAACAAAAAACAGAAGTAACTCGGAAGCTACTTCTGTCTAA
- a CDS encoding zinc-dependent metalloprotease, whose product MKRKILLSFASVFAMSVGYAQNGQLWTSAKQERVVISKKAQRESFPTNYSLYNLDFSSLKAELSKAPSRFSNNSDVIITIPNAEGKIEKFKIYEASNFAPELQLQFPDIRSYVGIGIDDQYAQLRLSISPEGIQTMVFRADKKAEFIEPFSADAKTYAVYSSAREKGKLPFNCSTPHEQELSNDLTNKVSSAQQLSNTGQLKTMRLALSCTGEYTTYHGGTVAGALAAMNNTMTRVNGVFEKDLAIHLNIIANNSAVIFTNAATDPYSDAEAGADGAWNSELQNTLTNVIGNAAYDIGHLFGATGGGGNAGCIGCVCVDNSKGSGYTSPADGVPMGDTFDIDYVAHEMGHQLGANHTFSHNIEGSGVNVEPGSGSSIMGYAGITNYNVQQHSDDYFTYRSILQIQTNMATKSCPVTTPTGNQAPVINAGSNYTIPKGTAFVLKGTGSDPDGNPITYNWEQNDSATSANTGANSVASPTKTTGPNFRSVAPSASPVRYMPAFSTVLQNTLSSTWESVTDVARTFNFTLTGRDNVANVGQTNTSSMAVTVSGTAGPFKISSPANDNISWTQGTSQTITWDVAGTTANNINTANVNILFSSDNGATFTTLVANTPNDGSEVITVPNVTSPNCRIKVEAVGNIFYALSKNIAVGYTITTTCNTYTANPNTTIAAQNPIAWQIMGSVNVPDNVTISDLNLNVNITHTRINDLYIGLLKPGATTVGEIRIVYQQGCSTLFSNMNTTFDDSGANLSCAGINNPANSYKPLNTLDIFNGQSSAGAWRLVIADVAAANNGVLNSFGVNICSKTVTLGNESFNLQDFNIYPNPNNGNFNVEFKSSSNNEIKVVVHDIRGREIFNKSYQNSGLFNQNLQLSNVQSGIYLVTVQDGDRKEVRKIVIE is encoded by the coding sequence ATGAAAAGAAAAATACTTTTGTCTTTCGCATCAGTGTTTGCTATGTCCGTTGGTTACGCCCAAAATGGTCAATTATGGACATCAGCAAAACAAGAAAGAGTAGTTATTTCTAAAAAAGCACAAAGAGAATCCTTTCCAACTAACTATTCTCTTTATAATTTAGATTTCAGTTCTTTAAAAGCAGAACTTTCTAAGGCACCAAGCCGTTTTTCAAACAATTCCGACGTTATCATTACTATCCCGAATGCGGAAGGAAAAATTGAAAAATTCAAAATTTACGAAGCATCAAACTTTGCTCCGGAATTACAATTACAATTCCCTGATATCCGTTCCTATGTCGGAATCGGAATCGATGATCAATATGCACAATTACGTTTGAGTATTTCTCCGGAAGGCATTCAGACGATGGTATTCAGAGCGGATAAAAAAGCAGAATTTATCGAGCCTTTTTCTGCTGATGCCAAAACTTACGCTGTATATTCTTCAGCAAGAGAAAAAGGAAAACTTCCTTTTAACTGTTCTACACCACACGAACAAGAATTAAGCAATGATTTAACGAACAAAGTTAGTTCTGCGCAACAACTTTCCAATACAGGTCAGTTAAAAACAATGCGTTTAGCATTATCATGTACAGGAGAATACACTACTTACCACGGTGGTACTGTTGCCGGAGCTTTAGCAGCGATGAACAACACTATGACACGTGTAAACGGGGTATTTGAAAAAGATCTTGCTATTCACTTAAACATTATCGCAAACAACTCAGCTGTAATCTTTACCAATGCTGCAACTGACCCTTATTCAGATGCTGAAGCAGGTGCTGACGGAGCCTGGAATTCTGAGTTACAAAATACTTTAACCAACGTTATCGGTAATGCAGCTTACGATATCGGACACTTATTCGGTGCAACCGGTGGTGGTGGTAATGCAGGATGTATCGGTTGTGTTTGCGTAGACAACTCTAAAGGTAGCGGTTACACATCGCCAGCAGACGGAGTTCCTATGGGAGATACTTTCGACATTGATTACGTAGCACACGAAATGGGTCACCAATTAGGAGCGAATCACACTTTCTCTCACAACATTGAAGGTTCAGGTGTAAACGTTGAGCCGGGTTCAGGATCATCTATTATGGGATATGCCGGAATTACAAACTACAACGTTCAGCAACATTCTGATGATTATTTCACTTACAGAAGTATTCTTCAGATCCAAACTAACATGGCAACAAAATCTTGTCCTGTTACTACTCCAACCGGAAATCAAGCACCGGTTATCAACGCAGGTTCAAACTATACTATTCCAAAAGGAACAGCATTCGTATTAAAAGGAACCGGTAGTGATCCGGACGGAAATCCGATTACTTATAACTGGGAACAAAATGACAGCGCTACTTCTGCTAACACAGGAGCAAACAGTGTGGCTTCACCAACAAAAACAACCGGACCAAACTTCCGTTCAGTAGCACCATCTGCTTCACCTGTGCGTTATATGCCGGCGTTTAGTACTGTACTTCAGAACACATTATCTTCTACCTGGGAATCTGTAACTGACGTAGCCAGAACATTCAACTTTACCTTAACCGGAAGAGATAACGTAGCTAACGTAGGACAAACAAATACATCTTCAATGGCTGTAACTGTAAGCGGTACTGCAGGACCATTCAAGATTTCATCTCCGGCTAATGACAACATTTCCTGGACACAAGGTACCTCACAAACCATCACTTGGGATGTAGCCGGTACTACAGCTAACAATATCAATACAGCTAATGTAAACATCTTATTCTCTAGTGATAACGGTGCTACATTTACAACTTTAGTGGCTAACACTCCAAACGACGGATCAGAAGTAATTACAGTTCCAAACGTAACATCTCCAAACTGTAGAATTAAAGTAGAAGCTGTAGGAAACATTTTCTATGCGTTATCAAAAAATATCGCAGTAGGATATACTATTACTACAACTTGTAACACTTATACTGCTAATCCGAATACTACAATTGCGGCTCAAAACCCGATTGCATGGCAAATTATGGGTTCAGTAAACGTTCCGGATAACGTTACGATTTCTGACCTTAACTTAAATGTTAACATTACACACACCAGAATCAACGATCTATACATCGGTTTATTAAAACCAGGTGCTACAACTGTAGGTGAGATCCGAATTGTATACCAACAAGGATGTTCTACTCTATTCAGTAACATGAATACTACTTTTGATGACTCAGGAGCGAACTTAAGCTGTGCGGGTATCAACAACCCTGCAAATTCATACAAGCCGTTAAACACATTAGACATTTTTAACGGACAAAGTTCAGCTGGAGCATGGAGATTAGTTATTGCTGACGTAGCAGCGGCTAACAACGGAGTATTAAACAGTTTCGGAGTTAACATCTGTAGCAAAACGGTAACACTTGGTAACGAGAGTTTCAACTTACAGGATTTCAACATCTATCCTAACCCGAACAACGGTAACTTCAATGTTGAATTTAAATCAAGCTCAAACAATGAAATCAAAGTGGTTGTTCACGATATCAGAGGTAGAGAAATTTTCAACAAATCGTATCAGAACAGCGGGTTATTTAACCAGAACTTACAGTTAAGTAATGTTCAATCCGGAATCTACTTAGTTACGGTTCAGGATGGCGACAGAAAAGAAGTACGAAAGATTGTTATAGAATAA
- a CDS encoding UDP-2,3-diacylglucosamine diphosphatase, giving the protein MNIPLDMKIYFASDQHFGAPTAEKSFPREQKFVAWLDLIKKDAEVLFLLGDLFDFWFEYKTVVPKGFVRVLGKLAELRDSGIQIYFFVGNHDLWMYDYFEKELNIPVYHTPQEFTFNKKLFLIGHGDGLGPGDKGYKRMKKVFTNPFSKWLFRWLHPDLGVRLAQYLSVKNKLISGAEDVKYLGEENEWLVQYSKMKLQTKRYNYFVFGHRHLPLEITLSETAEYINLGDWISYFTYGVFDGVTFELKKFTDQ; this is encoded by the coding sequence ATGAATATTCCTTTAGACATGAAAATATACTTTGCTTCCGACCAACATTTTGGTGCACCCACTGCTGAAAAAAGTTTTCCGCGGGAACAAAAATTTGTAGCCTGGCTTGATCTGATTAAAAAAGATGCCGAGGTCCTTTTTCTTTTGGGTGACCTTTTTGATTTCTGGTTCGAATACAAAACAGTTGTTCCGAAAGGCTTTGTTCGTGTTTTGGGCAAACTGGCTGAATTACGTGACAGCGGTATTCAGATTTATTTTTTTGTCGGCAATCATGACCTTTGGATGTACGATTATTTTGAAAAAGAATTAAACATTCCGGTTTACCATACACCACAGGAGTTCACCTTTAACAAGAAACTTTTCCTGATTGGCCACGGCGACGGTTTAGGTCCCGGTGACAAAGGCTATAAAAGAATGAAAAAAGTTTTTACCAATCCTTTTTCAAAATGGCTTTTCCGCTGGTTACATCCGGATTTAGGTGTCCGACTGGCGCAATATCTTTCGGTAAAAAACAAATTGATTTCAGGTGCAGAAGATGTAAAATATCTGGGCGAGGAAAACGAATGGCTGGTACAATATTCCAAAATGAAACTACAAACAAAACGGTATAATTATTTTGTTTTCGGCCACAGACATTTACCGCTCGAAATCACACTTTCCGAGACGGCCGAATATATTAATCTGGGTGACTGGATCAGTTATTTTACCTATGGCGTTTTTGACGGTGTCACTTTCGAATTAAAGAAATTTACAGATCAATGA
- a CDS encoding 6-pyruvoyl trahydropterin synthase family protein — MSNIRITKQFTFETGHALYGYDGKCKNVHGHSYKLSVTVIGTPITDASNVKFGMVIDFGDLKRIVKEEIVDIFDHATVFNQNTPHIELANELKNRGHHVILVDYQPTSENMVTDFADKIKKRLPESIRLHSLRLQETETSFAEWYQSDNL, encoded by the coding sequence ATGAGTAACATCAGAATAACCAAACAATTTACTTTTGAAACCGGTCATGCTTTATATGGCTATGACGGCAAATGCAAAAACGTTCACGGACATAGTTATAAATTATCGGTAACGGTAATCGGAACTCCGATAACTGATGCTTCGAATGTAAAGTTTGGTATGGTTATCGATTTCGGCGATCTGAAACGTATTGTCAAAGAAGAAATTGTTGACATTTTCGATCACGCTACCGTTTTCAACCAAAATACACCACACATTGAATTAGCCAACGAATTAAAAAACCGCGGCCATCATGTGATTTTAGTTGACTACCAACCTACCAGTGAGAATATGGTAACCGATTTTGCCGACAAGATAAAGAAACGTCTTCCGGAAAGCATCCGGTTACATTCCCTGAGATTACAGGAAACGGAGACTTCTTTTGCTGAATGGTATCAATCGGATAATCTGTAG
- a CDS encoding Fic family protein, with amino-acid sequence MATPKERFIEALTFLKDIQDKGIVGIHTDTIPNTKYRQLLLKKGFIKEVTKGWYIATDPNEREGETTSWYSSYWDFIVQFLNRKYGNDWSLSADQSLLIHAGNWTIPQQLIIRTPQGNNKPTPLPHNTSLFNQKAEIPPVEHIEIQKGVRIYNLQSALIYSSATLYNHNAIDTRTALSLIRDASELLPILLAKGHTTLAGRLAGAFRNIEREKIANQIIETFKDADYDIREEDPFDSKLAIQLPSRERSPYANRIRLMWQEMREVVIADFPVSPGHITDYESYLNDVDHIFVTDAYHSLSIERYKVTPELISKVSSGEWNIEENEADRRQRDAMAARGYFQAFNEVKKTIESILQGANPGTQADLDHSKWYRQLFDPSVVAGLLQATDLAGYRNHQVYIGNSKHVPLNVDAMRDTMPVLFELLEEETEASVRAVLGHFIFVFIHPYMDGNGRIGRFLMNVMLASGGYPWTVIPVENREEYMQALENASVNRNITPFVRFLSYLVEEGLKGKAVAGLPD; translated from the coding sequence ATGGCAACACCCAAAGAACGTTTTATAGAAGCACTCACTTTTTTAAAGGACATACAGGACAAAGGTATTGTTGGTATTCACACCGATACTATTCCCAACACAAAATACCGTCAGCTACTTCTAAAGAAAGGTTTTATCAAAGAAGTAACTAAAGGCTGGTATATCGCTACTGATCCAAACGAAAGAGAGGGCGAAACAACTTCCTGGTATAGTTCGTACTGGGATTTTATTGTACAATTCCTTAATCGGAAATACGGAAATGATTGGAGCCTTTCAGCCGATCAGTCATTACTTATTCACGCTGGTAACTGGACAATTCCACAACAATTAATTATCCGGACTCCACAAGGCAATAACAAACCTACCCCATTACCTCATAATACATCATTATTCAACCAAAAAGCAGAAATACCACCAGTTGAACACATAGAGATACAAAAAGGTGTCCGAATATATAATCTACAATCAGCACTTATTTATAGTTCTGCTACTTTATATAACCATAACGCCATTGACACCCGTACGGCTCTTTCCTTAATACGGGATGCTTCGGAATTATTACCCATATTATTAGCAAAAGGGCATACAACTTTAGCCGGACGTCTTGCCGGTGCATTCCGGAATATCGAAAGAGAAAAAATAGCCAATCAGATTATAGAAACTTTTAAAGACGCCGACTATGACATTCGCGAAGAAGATCCGTTTGATAGCAAACTCGCCATTCAATTACCTTCTCGTGAACGTTCACCATACGCTAACCGTATCCGCCTGATGTGGCAGGAAATGCGCGAGGTAGTTATTGCTGATTTTCCTGTCTCTCCGGGTCATATCACAGATTACGAATCCTACCTTAATGATGTCGATCACATTTTCGTTACTGATGCCTATCACTCGTTGTCTATCGAACGCTATAAAGTAACCCCGGAGCTAATTTCAAAAGTAAGTAGCGGTGAATGGAATATAGAAGAGAATGAAGCAGATCGTCGACAACGGGACGCAATGGCAGCAAGGGGCTATTTTCAGGCATTCAATGAAGTTAAAAAAACAATTGAAAGCATTTTACAAGGAGCTAATCCCGGAACACAAGCCGATTTAGACCATTCCAAATGGTATCGACAATTATTCGATCCCAGCGTGGTTGCAGGATTACTTCAAGCTACCGATCTAGCCGGATATCGCAATCATCAAGTATATATCGGCAATTCGAAACACGTTCCTCTTAACGTAGATGCGATGCGTGATACTATGCCTGTATTGTTTGAGTTACTCGAAGAAGAAACTGAGGCATCAGTAAGAGCAGTATTAGGACACTTTATTTTTGTTTTTATTCATCCCTATATGGATGGTAACGGAAGAATCGGTCGATTTTTAATGAATGTTATGTTAGCTTCCGGAGGTTATCCCTGGACCGTTATCCCGGTAGAAAATCGGGAGGAATATATGCAAGCTCTTGAAAACGCAAGTGTCAATCGGAATATTACCCCTTTCGTAAGATTCCTCAGCTATTTAGTTGAAGAAGGATTAAAAGGTAAAGCAGTAGCGGGACTACCTGACTAG
- a CDS encoding 2OG-Fe(II) oxygenase, whose translation MSDFQLNPLYEQIIDDLLSQQFSIADCFFSDDEVIALRGSLLQKYEEDHFKKSAIGNQINEQIVTAIRGDFIHWLNEAESNAAEKAFFDKVNDFVEYLNRTCFMGIRDQEFHYAYYPEGTFYKRHLDTFQNDSRRKLSIVCYLNEQDWQPEYGGELAIYLNKDGEEVTETIYPVKGRMVIFESQILEHEVKPVKQPRLSITGWLKTR comes from the coding sequence ATGAGCGATTTTCAATTGAATCCACTATACGAACAAATTATAGACGATTTGTTAAGCCAACAATTCAGCATTGCGGATTGTTTTTTTTCTGATGATGAGGTAATTGCCTTACGCGGAAGTTTACTGCAAAAATACGAAGAAGATCATTTTAAAAAATCAGCGATCGGTAACCAGATCAACGAACAAATTGTAACGGCAATTCGCGGCGATTTTATTCATTGGTTAAATGAAGCGGAAAGCAATGCGGCTGAAAAAGCTTTTTTTGATAAGGTTAATGATTTTGTAGAATACCTGAACCGAACTTGTTTTATGGGGATTCGGGACCAGGAATTTCATTATGCCTATTATCCGGAGGGAACCTTTTATAAAAGACATCTTGATACGTTTCAAAATGACAGTCGAAGAAAATTGTCAATTGTATGTTACTTAAACGAACAGGATTGGCAGCCGGAATATGGCGGTGAATTGGCTATTTATCTGAATAAAGACGGAGAAGAAGTTACGGAAACAATTTATCCGGTTAAAGGACGAATGGTGATTTTCGAAAGTCAGATTCTGGAGCACGAAGTAAAACCGGTAAAACAACCGCGATTAAGTATCACCGGTTGGTTGAAAACCCGATAA
- a CDS encoding T9SS type A sorting domain-containing protein, which yields MKKTTWLGVLGCCVITGMFSVPTFAQEIQRKKEPKLFGKPAHSSAVNPKNGFVRCATDEYEDYLKANNPKRSTTAAFEAWLAPLVEQAKSNRSEVGGVITIPVVIHVIHSGQQLGVAPNITDAQVMSQITVLNNDYRRLAGTPGFNTNPDGADTMIQFALAKQDPNGNPTNGIHRVNMCQESWSEDDIEMILKPGTIWNPSQYLNMWSVNFTDATLLGYAQFPSNSGLGGLDPDEGPANTDGVVSNYSTFGSSDYNDGTFILEAPYDKGRTMTHEVGHWLGLRHIWGDTSSCVVNATDSFNDYCLDTPAASDANFECPVGTDSCPSSPGLDMIQNYMDYTDDSCMNIFTNNQKARITAVMTNALRRADLRTSTKDQPIPLFANDAEVTLDTDCTAVLGAQCGTGTQTIRKVVLYNRGTSTLTSVGLNYTVNGGASTVYNWTGSLVPNAYAIVGIPVTVTATVPFTVSVATANGGADQRASNNNATGTVAPSTPNNYETNQVVFKLQLDRWGSETSWTLKNSAGTTLYQGGGYPDASPNMPALITQNWTLASNDCYTFTVLDEYEDGFCCDYGNGYYRIETPAGAVIATGGQFGASESKAFRINALGTNDFTLLNALSVYPNPAKEVLNIVVPEGFELPDSYMVYNNLGQTVLQKNKVTANDLTVNTAGLSNGVYFIKINKADSVKTIKFIKN from the coding sequence ATGAAAAAAACTACATGGCTGGGTGTTCTGGGATGTTGTGTTATAACAGGTATGTTTTCTGTTCCGACATTTGCTCAGGAAATCCAACGAAAAAAAGAACCGAAACTTTTTGGTAAACCGGCTCATTCATCGGCGGTTAATCCTAAAAACGGTTTTGTAAGATGTGCTACCGATGAGTATGAAGATTATCTGAAAGCAAATAATCCGAAGCGTAGTACTACTGCTGCTTTTGAAGCTTGGTTGGCACCTTTGGTGGAACAGGCAAAATCCAACCGTTCGGAAGTTGGAGGCGTAATTACAATTCCGGTGGTAATACACGTAATTCACAGTGGCCAACAATTGGGAGTTGCTCCTAATATTACTGACGCTCAGGTGATGTCGCAAATTACGGTGTTAAACAATGACTACCGAAGATTAGCCGGAACTCCGGGTTTTAATACAAATCCTGACGGAGCGGATACGATGATTCAGTTTGCTTTGGCAAAGCAGGATCCGAACGGAAACCCGACTAACGGTATTCATCGTGTGAATATGTGTCAGGAGTCATGGTCGGAAGATGATATTGAAATGATATTAAAGCCGGGAACAATATGGAATCCGTCTCAATATCTGAATATGTGGTCGGTAAACTTTACTGATGCAACGCTTTTGGGATATGCCCAGTTTCCGTCAAACTCTGGATTAGGTGGATTGGATCCGGATGAAGGCCCTGCAAATACTGATGGAGTGGTTTCAAATTATTCTACTTTTGGTAGTTCCGATTATAATGACGGTACGTTTATTTTAGAAGCACCTTATGATAAAGGTAGAACCATGACGCATGAAGTGGGTCACTGGTTGGGATTACGTCATATTTGGGGCGATACTAGTAGTTGTGTGGTAAATGCAACGGATAGTTTTAACGATTACTGTCTGGATACACCTGCGGCTTCTGATGCTAACTTCGAATGTCCTGTTGGAACAGATTCTTGTCCGTCAAGTCCCGGATTGGATATGATCCAGAATTATATGGATTATACAGACGATTCTTGTATGAATATTTTTACCAATAACCAAAAGGCAAGAATTACTGCTGTCATGACGAATGCATTGCGAAGAGCTGATTTAAGAACTTCGACTAAAGATCAACCGATTCCGCTTTTTGCTAATGACGCTGAGGTGACATTGGATACAGATTGTACTGCTGTTTTAGGAGCCCAGTGTGGAACCGGAACACAAACAATTCGTAAAGTGGTGTTGTATAACCGCGGAACAAGTACACTTACTTCTGTTGGATTGAATTATACGGTAAACGGAGGAGCAAGTACAGTATATAACTGGACGGGTTCTTTGGTGCCTAATGCTTATGCAATTGTAGGAATTCCGGTTACGGTAACGGCGACTGTACCTTTTACGGTAAGTGTGGCTACTGCCAATGGAGGAGCGGATCAAAGAGCATCAAATAATAATGCAACAGGAACTGTGGCGCCTTCTACACCAAATAATTATGAAACCAATCAGGTGGTGTTTAAACTGCAATTGGACAGATGGGGTTCAGAAACAAGTTGGACTTTGAAAAATAGTGCCGGAACTACGCTTTATCAAGGTGGCGGTTATCCGGATGCTTCTCCGAATATGCCGGCATTAATAACACAAAACTGGACATTGGCTAGTAATGATTGTTATACGTTTACAGTTCTTGATGAGTATGAAGATGGTTTCTGTTGTGATTATGGTAACGGATATTACCGTATCGAAACACCGGCAGGTGCAGTGATTGCAACCGGAGGTCAGTTTGGAGCATCAGAATCAAAAGCTTTCCGTATTAATGCTTTGGGAACAAATGATTTCACACTGCTAAATGCATTGTCGGTTTACCCGAATCCTGCTAAAGAAGTTTTAAATATTGTAGTGCCGGAAGGATTTGAACTACCTGATAGTTATATGGTTTATAATAATCTGGGACAAACAGTATTGCAGAAAAATAAAGTTACAGCTAACGATTTAACGGTTAATACAGCTGGTTTAAGCAACGGCGTGTACTTTATTAAAATCAATAAAGCGGATAGCGTGAAAACGATTAAGTTTATTAAAAACTAA
- a CDS encoding enoyl-CoA hydratase/isomerase family protein, translated as MTTDRQNGSLYTKIENKIAFVEFGHPASNSFPGELLQRLTNELNSLSSNPDVSVIVLKSEGNGAFCAGASFDELLAVSNLEEGATFFSGFANVINAMRKCSKLIIGRIHGKAVGGGVGLAAACDYALATEQSAIKLSELAIGIGPFVIEPAVSRKIGKAALGDMTLAAHEWKNAYWAQEKGLYAKVLENVADLDKELDIFVSKLASYNPDALNEMKKVLWEGTENWDTLLYERAGISGRLVLSDFTVNALNQFKKK; from the coding sequence ATGACAACTGACAGACAAAACGGTTCTTTATATACCAAAATTGAAAACAAAATCGCCTTTGTTGAATTCGGTCATCCGGCCAGCAACTCCTTTCCGGGCGAATTATTACAACGTCTTACCAATGAATTAAACTCTTTAAGCAGCAATCCGGATGTATCGGTAATTGTTTTAAAAAGTGAAGGTAACGGTGCTTTTTGTGCCGGTGCTTCCTTTGACGAATTATTAGCCGTTTCCAACCTGGAAGAAGGCGCTACGTTCTTTTCCGGTTTTGCCAATGTGATCAATGCGATGCGCAAATGTTCGAAATTAATTATCGGGCGGATTCACGGAAAAGCCGTAGGTGGCGGTGTCGGATTAGCAGCAGCGTGTGATTATGCTTTAGCAACGGAACAAAGTGCTATCAAACTTTCGGAACTGGCAATCGGAATCGGTCCTTTTGTAATTGAGCCTGCCGTTTCCCGTAAAATCGGGAAAGCCGCTTTGGGTGATATGACCTTAGCTGCTCACGAATGGAAAAATGCGTATTGGGCTCAGGAAAAAGGATTATATGCGAAAGTTTTGGAAAACGTTGCTGATCTTGATAAAGAGCTTGACATTTTCGTTTCAAAATTAGCAAGCTATAATCCGGATGCATTAAACGAAATGAAAAAAGTATTGTGGGAAGGAACCGAAAACTGGGATACGTTATTATACGAACGTGCCGGAATTTCCGGAAGACTGGTGTTATCGGATTTTACCGTAAATGCTTTGAATCAATTTAAAAAGAAATAA